The window GAATGTTCTCAAATGCACGCATTTGTTGATGCATTTCTTGGTCCTTCTTTTGTTAGTTGCGGTTCTTATTTCGGCTTCTAGTCTGACTTTTTCCAACAAATCCAGCTGTTTTCCTAGCTGACTATCATTGGACTCTTGTTCGAAATGCTGAACTCTATAGGTAGGGATTTCAATTTCTACTGGCAGCATCGCCTCATGGCCGTATGTGAGGGTAAAGGGAGTTTCCCTAGTCGGTGTTTTCACTGTCACTTGGTAGGCCCATTAGACGATGTGGAGTTCTTCTGCCCACACCCCTTTTCTATCATTGTGCCACTTCTTGAGCATTCTCATCAGTGTTTTGTTGGTTGCCTCAACTTGCCCATTAGACTAGGGGTGCCCTGGGAATGAGTACTGGAATTCAATTCCCAATTCTCGGCACCAATTGTGGCAGTAATCAGAATCGAATTGCCACTCGTTATCCGATATGACAGTACGTGGGATGCCAAACCTGCAGACAATCGCTTGCCATAGGAGCTGCATGATGTTGTTCACAGTGATGGTCTTTAAGGCCTCGACCTTGATCCACTTGGTGAAGTAGTTCACGGCCACCACCACAAATTTTACTCCCTTTTTGCCTAGGGGGAGCAGactgataagtgtgatttttatttctatatatttttctttattttcttggatttgaaggaatgagaagattttggTATGAAAGAAGAGACTACGAATCCAGACCGACTAGAGGCAACGAaatctgaagagagccgaggATTTAGGCGAGAAGACTTGGTGACAAGGCTCTGAGCGGTTAGATTTGGTGAACAATCTAAACGAGCAaattaaaagaccaacctaaatgacatcgTAAGTAACAACTAACAAAGACGAGCAGCCTTATCGCTCGGTAGGTTGGcaagaggagtctttcatctcgGTCAAGAACCATACATCTTGCCATTGGGTGAGGAAACCAGTTATATTCAACGCACACGACATCTACCTAGTGGGACCTTTCCAAGTTTTGCAATCAATCTGCTTACTACAAAATCCTCCCGAACACCGCAAATCAAGCCActtattactgaatcttccattttagataatttcgttattcttgggataattttcttttatgttaacaattatctttagaaactatttttcagatctttattttcatatttgaattttgacatctatcTAATCCCGGCTTGTGAGATGAATAGGTAGAGGGAAGTCAAAGTTTTAGAATCCAATAGTCCAGGgattattctttaagtttctttcgaGGAGGCGGATCTGGAGGGCAAAGGGaagagccgcatgcttcatgaaccgactccaacgaagaacacttgttttattatttttcttgtcaattttattataagttaattttattttgtagagCTTTAATGTACTCTCGCATTGaacacataatttatattctaagttatcgtattttcaatatttccatgattgagtgtttattccttgttcttaatgcttgcaattttctaactaattattgtttgatctattgaatcgcaatgagacCAAGTGGTGACTTGGGATTcgagctctaggattaagcaccattagttgagtgaaagtagagatactttaccacgattagtgtgatttttaagaaaaattcaaagaacttaatgagtctccaattagttaaattcacatagagatatggagttattaagtggtgatatttttagtatttttcgagagaaaatattgaatactTAAGGGATCATTATCATCaacttgaaaaatttgaaattctataacaaagaagaataaattatgtgggatttgctaggtgaaatcaaacgctctagatctattcttattatctttaaaaatttaaattttaatgttcttttcttcaatttaatttaaataatctattatttaaatttcagttttcaaatagtaattaatttagtaaatttcagtacttaataacataattaatatatgtgtgttcgacatccgttttctttaaaaaactttactacttgttacgattctgtgtACTTACAGGTATTTTCAACACAACACGGGCTGACCAAGTCAATTCCCCACTAGGTGAAGGGCCAAGGCACCGTGATGGACGTCAATTCTTCCAGTGGGCAATGGGGCACCCTGGCATATTCTTGGCACTTCCAACACTTCTGCGCAAATTCTGAGTGATTTCCACAAATCCCACTGTGTATTTCTGCCAACACATATTGCATTTTTTTCGGAGAGATGCACCTCAACAGAGGTGCCGAGTGGCCCAATAGATATGGAATTCCCTCGATTAGAGTGTAGCGCGCTTCTCTATTTCTGATCTTCTTGGCCTATTGTTTGTCCTCTAGTACCTCAATTGTTTCTAAATATCTGATTACGTCCTCCGCCCAATCTGGGGCTCCGGGCGACATTTCCATTACCACGATCCCCACAGCTGGTACTTCCATTGATCATATCATTGTTTGTTCTGGAATGGGAGAGTCCTCCTGTCCAAATGCCACACGTTCCAACTTGTCTGCTTTTTGATTTTCTCTCATCGGAACTTGCTGAATCTGGAAATACATGAAATGAGGGCGTTCGGCCTCTACTagtgataattattttttcaactttttactttttacagcAAACTCTCCTCTCACTTGATTTACCAGTACCTGAGAATCGGCCCGTATTTCGATCTCAGTGGTGCCTAAAGACTTTGCTACCATTAGCCCTGAAAGCAACGCTTCGTACTCCGCCTCGTTGTTCGTCATTTTGAATGCCAATATGGTGGCGTAATTGTATTCCTCTCCCTCGGACGTgacaatatgcactcacactCCCCCTCCACCTTGGCAAGATGAGCCATCAACGAATACTTGCCAGGGTTTtatgttatgatgaaaatatttgcaAGTGTACAAAATTGTAATAAGTagtaaagtatttaaaataaaaaatggatgtCGAACCCACATAGATTCGTTTTTTTTGTTGAGTACTAAAATTTACTAAatcaattactatttggaaaattaaaaaaaaaatggaaagattcTACTATCTAAATTCAAttgaaatacttaaaaaaattaagaataaaagagcataaaaatctcagattgtaaatataataagaatagatttagAACGTTTGGTTTTAcatagcaaatcccacacaatgtATTCTTCATTGTCATAGAATTCTAATTATCCCAAGgtgatgataaaaatctcttaactattcaatttcttttctcgaataatattaaaaatatctctgACAAATAAGCaatcatatctctatgtgaatttaactaattggagactaattaagttctttaaatttttcttgaaatcatATTAATCAcgataaagtatctctacttttgctcaactaatggtgcttaatcctagagctccTAATCACAAGTCACCTCTCAATTTCATTGGAATTCAATAGATCgaaaaataattagttataaaactgcaagcattaagaacaaggaataaacactcaatcatagaaatattaaaaataaaataatttagaatataaattttgtgttcaaggctagactacatcaaagctctagaaaataaaattagttcataatgaaactgaaaagaaaacgAATAGAATTAGTGTTCTTTGTTGGAGTCGGCTGATGAAGTATGCAACTCTTGCCTCTACTCTCCAGATCTGCCTTCTTAAAAGAAACTTAAAggataaaaactaaaactaagaaaCTGGGATCTGGACTTTTGGACTCTAATACTTAGACTCTCTCCTCTTCAATTTTGCGCTAATGATATGTTTATATAAGGTTGAAAAGAAACCCTGACATTTTCATTATTCCTGCCTAAAACATCAATTTCAGGagtcaaaatttagaaattcttattAAAGACAAagttgtagccctttaagatagctttccaacccATCAAGATTCACATCAATCTTATATGTGAGTAGAATATTATGATCGAAACACTAAAGTATGTACAGGTtgtctcctaacgcattttgAACGTGGACTTTTTATGGATTCCTTCTGTgacttttttctcctttttcttttatccaaATTACTCTTGAATGCTTTTGCTAGTTTTGCCCACGATGTaatttaggttggtcttttaagttgatcGTTTAGACTGGTCTCCATCAGGTCTCCTCGCCTAAATCTCCTCGGCACTCTTCAGATCCCGTCGCCTCTTATTGATCTGGATCTATAGTCTCttattttgtaccaaaatgctcttattttgcactaaatcttctcattccttgaaatccaagaaaataaagaaaaatatatagaaataaaataaaatcaatagaattgaaggaaaactgacatttttcataaataaaagactaacaaaaattacataaaaatcacacttatttcTTTATGGAAAGTGTATCACCGTTCTCTGCTGGGAAACCGATAAACTCAGCGACAAAGTTTGCTAGCACTTGCCCCTTTATGGTGTTCCAGGGTTTATAGTCAATGTCAAACTTGCTCAATTCCACTACCTAATTCATGAGCCCATTTGAGTCGTTCGGTCGTTGTAACACCTTTTTTAGGGGGTTTTTCGTGAGGATCGGGTGAGTTTGAAAGTATGAGCAGAGCTTGCACGTAGTTACTACAAGCGCAAAGGCCAACTGGTGTAATAGACCGGCCTCTGGACCCCATTCACCTCGCGTATCAATGCTGAGGAGGCGACCTAAGGGCAGACCGCCAAGTACAGGGTCAATATTTGCCCACACCGAGGTTGGTTGAGGAGCGGTGGGCTCGTGAGATACTACTTGAGGGCTTTGAACGGCTGGTCGCACTCGCACCCCAACCTTGTGCTTTCCGCTAGACGTTGAAAATGTGTATGCATTTGTCCATGGATCTTGACATGAGCCTGTTGAAGGTAGCCACTCGCCCAACCAGCTTTTGTACCTCATTTATGTTTTGGGCGGTGCAATGCTGAGGATGGCCTCCACCATCTTGGAGTTGGTTTCAATTCCATGTTCGGACACCATGAATCTTAAGAACTTTCCAAATCTGACACCGAAAGCACATTTTGCCATGTTCAGCTTCATTTGATACTGTCATAGTATCACGAAGCCTCCTTAAGTCGTTCAGATGCTATTCTATGGTCCCACTCTTATCCAGCAGGTCATCCACTTAGACCTCCATATTTCTTCCTATCCGATTTTTGAACATACGATTGACCAAGTACTGGTAGGTGGCACCCGCATTCTTAAGCCTAAAGGGAATTGTTGTGTAACAATATATGCCTCGGTCAGTGATGAAcaaatttttctcttcttcctcgaGGTTCATACGAATTTGGTTATACCTAgagtaggcatccataaagTTGACCATACGGTGACCAGCCATGGAGTCGAGAATCAGGTCGATGCGGGGAAGTGGGAAACTGTCCTTCGGGCAGGCTTTGTTGAGGTTGGTAATGTCGACGCACATTCTCTATTTGCCACTCTTCTTTATGAGCACTACAGTGGACAATCACTCCAGGTAACTGGCTTCTCGAATGAATCTCGTGCTAAGCAGACAATCCACTTACTCGGTTATGGAGACGTTCTTTTCTGCACTGATGCTTCGATGCTTCTGCCTCACTTCTTTAGCCTTTGGGCTACACTAAGGTTGTGTTGTATGACTTCAGGCGCTATTCTGGGCATATCCTTGTGGCTCCAGGTAAACACGTCCTAGTGCTCAGCTAGAAGTTGTTGCATGGCGCTCCAGGCTTCAGTTGTCATTTCGCTGCTAATCCTTGCCTTGACTTCCGATTGATTTGGGTTGAGGAGCATGAGCTCCAATGGCTCAATCTGTTCAAATTTCTTGATCCCTTGCTCAACTCGCACTTTGGTTATGACTTCCGCGCAGCCTTGCTTACCCCGTCGTTCGTGGGCATCTCTTTACGGGTGTTTTCGTAACTTTCTTCTACTGTGCCCTTTACGCCCCTAAGAACTTGGTTCTTTTCCTGGTTAACTTCCTTGTCACTGGTAATACTGGCGAGCTTCTGAGTTGCCTGGAAAAGGTTGCCTCAAGTGCGCGAAGCACACATAAAACCTAAAaaagatcccacagacgacgtcactgttaacgttgtgtttcgCACATCTTTGGGCAAGGATCCAACTACTTAGGTCTTTCAAAATAGGCCTGCAAAATATATGAAGGAAGACAATTAGGAGAGGGCGGTCTTGGGCTGGGCAGTTGGTAAAtattcttggaagtttgtaaataagtgagagagTTTAGAGATCAAAGAGGGTTTCTCGTACAtggaacttgctatttatatcGTTGGTTGGGGAAGGTGCAGATTGTATTTGTCTCCACAGAGTTCATCCCCTCCTCCTGTTTCTACTGCCAGAGTCCTTTAATACAACATAACTCTATGGTGGCACCAtaaatgtggcgtgtagctcggTAGTGGCGTCATTAATGCGACATGGTTTCTAGGCCTTGCTTTCATCGATTGTGAGCCGTAGATGTTTTAATACCACTGCATCGAGGGTCTTCTGCATTTCTCGCTAGGTTTCTTGCAAGTCCCCAGTTTCAGAATGTGGTTGTGTGATGTTAGGCTGTCATGTCCTATCGGTTACTTGACTCATTTCCTTGATACACCCTGCTCTTTGTACAGTCCTGATGACCCTTAGGCTGGGCATAGGGCCAAGGCCCAGTGGGCTTCGTGAAGTgaggaaaatccccttacaattTGCATGGGGAGGCAAATTTTATGTGATCATCATAACAACTAGGACCAAATATGATGAGTAAGGCCCTTACGAAATGCTACCAGTCAACTAACTGTCTAGTTTCATCCAATTCTTGAAACCAAGCTAGAGTCTTGCCTTCCATATGGAAGGATGCTAACTGTAACTTATGCTGTGGCAGTGTAATGTGGAATTTAAAGAATTGTTGTACCTTGTACAACTAGTCCTGGGATCATTTCCATTAAAGACAAGGAAATCAAGCCTTACTGAATGGGTCTGTACTTCTCCCATCTGAACTAGTTGAAGATCCTGCTGTCCCTTTGGTGCAGATGAGGATTCAACCTCCTCGTGGTGTTGCTTCTGCAACTCCACAGTCAACAATGACAGCTACCTTTTCAAGGACAGCATGATCTTCATCTTCAAGCTCTTGAACTATGATTTGGAAGTTTTCTTCGGAGAATTGAAGCCTTCCTGTAGCTAGGAGAGTCTAGTTCCCTTCGCCATTAGCACGCCTTTGTACGAAGGGGATGAGGGTATCTCTGTTACCAAATATACAACACTCTCTAGGGTTAGAGGTTGTATGCACTCGCTCAGAGAATGAGCATCCTCTCGAGAAGGAGAACTAATAGGAAACTTATGCATTCATTAATTATTCTTCCCAAGAGGGAATTCAGTGTATATGAATAGATGCCATAACAAACTCTACCAATGTGGAGGAATATTCCTCGATAGTGCTCTGATCAGACTCAACAACTTAACGTAATCAAAACAAGGAATTACAATATACTCataagaataattctactcTTAAGCCCCTTGTCATCCCTTCCCCTCTGCGTTTTACCCAGGCGCCCTCCACACCCAAAATCTCGAATCATCCTGGGGACCCATTCAAGCCCAACTATgaggttctctctctcacactatACAGATTTTTATCTTTGGGTTTTCCTCAAATACAAAATCGTAGCATTTTATAGAAAgatttgatctttttttctctGCAATGTGGAAACTAGAAGTGGattaaaatgaaatgttgaTGCTTGAAATGTTTTTGCGAAATTTTACCAGAAAGCTTGGGGTTTTGGAGATGggttttcatttcttaactTGTAACTGGGTCATGGGTGAGGGCCTTTTAAGCTGGCAATGTCTGTCGGTAATGTAGTTCTTGAGGATGAATGGTTCTTGGTCTTCTTTCAGTAGCTTGTGTAAGTGCTTTTGAGCCATCATTTAGAGTCTCTAATAGCACTAGTTTTGCCAAAAGAAGAAACTACATTATAAAGCTGATCCCATAGGAGAGAGCTTGAAACTTTCGGGTGGGTATATATGACTTGAGTACGTCTATACAGCTGCCTTGACTtttccaacaccacacaccggCCTATCtggcatttcttttttttttttttttttcaaatgaaacgAAAGTTTTATTGATTTACTGGTGTCTTCCTCTGCACGTTTCATTCGAAAATTCCCCCTCCCCCGCGTCTCTCCTCTCCAGCAATGCTCCTTTGGCCAACTGTGCTTCGTTTTTCCGGTCACCGTGTTGTGGTGCTGTAGACGTCGACCGGCCAAACATTTGTTAATTTCTATCTCTCACTATATATGgtgttgggttatttttagagatatttTACAGATCCTCTCTTTCTTTCaagtgtttgtgtttatttGCATAGAAGTCATTTGACTGATTTCTTATTGTATTTATCTATCCTCTTTGTTTGGGTTTTCTTATACAaagtaatgtaattttttttggtaGCTCCTAATATATAGAAGGATTGGGTGGAGATTTTGTTACTAGATTTTTTCACCATTTGCATGTTTCTGAACTGATTAttgagatggttttggttcaAGTTTGAACTTTTTTGATGTACCCAAAGCTCTacatgtttttgaaattttttttttttttttgtttaatttgaagaATTAGTCTAACGATATTTAGTACTTTATTAGTTGTTGGGTACATGAAAGATGTATAGaagaactttttcttttcatgtaagaATAAATTTCTGGTTAGTTAATAAATTTGTGGGTTTTTGGTTTAAATTTACTAGTGGTGACATAATTAGCTttaatatttcttattatttggGTTTCTAAAACTTCATTATGACTCAGTTGAAATAGCGTGATGGATAAAGAGAAAGATGAAATGCCACCTAGGCCTTCTACATCGATCCCACCGACACGGGTATGATACACATTAGTTATTTAGAAATGTCGATGTGTTTGATATTTTCAATtagttaatgtatttttatttgtttattataggAAACTTGTGGTCCAGGAAAATCGTATTACCCGCCATTTATATACACGTATGCATGGGGTAGCCAGGTTGATTTCCTTATaagctttttttaaaaaaaatggcgaCGTACATTTGAGTCATTCTAACATCGAGCCTAATTACAACCCCCATATGGAATGCCACATTTTGGACCAACGATGCTCTACCCTCCGTCGAGTAATGCGGAGGAGTCACGGcaacttcaaaatattatgCTGGTTAATTCTTttcgaactttcaaaatatttttttttcttgcatgcTTTTGGCCCGTTCTAACATCGAATCAAATTACAGCCCCCATCTGGAATGCCACATTTTGGACCAATGATGCTCTACCCTCCGTCGAGTAATGTGGAAGAGTCGAGGcaacttcaaaatattatgCTGGTAAATTCCGttcgaactttcaaaatattttttttttcttgcatgcTTTTGGCCCGTTCTAACATCGAATCAAATTACAGCCCCCATCAATGCCACCTTTTGGACCAACGATGCTTTACCCTCTGTCGAGTAATGCGGATGAATCTGGGcgagttcaaaatattatccTGGTAAATTCCTctcgaactttcaaaaattttttttttctggcaTGCTTTTCGCCCGTTCTAACATCGAGCCTAATTACAGCCCCCATATGGAATGCCACCTTTTGGACCAACAATACTCTATCCTCCTTTGAGTAATGTGGAGGAGTTGGGGcaagttcaaaatattatgcTGGTAATTCCTttcgaactttcaaaatattttttttttcttgcatgcTTTTGGCCCGTTATAACATCGAATCAAATTACAGCCCCCATCAATGCCACATTTTGGTCCAACGATGCTTTACCCTCCGTCGAGTAACGTGGAGCGGTCTAGGcgagttcaaaatattatctagGTAGATTCTTTTCTAACAGCTgtcatattttttgtttacgTGTATTCGAGCCGTTCTAACACCCTAATTACAGCCCCCATCAATGTCATACCCTTCGTCGAGTAGTCCAAAGGAATTGAGAAGATCTGGAATGACCCCCCAACTAGCAAGTGAATCATCAACTATGCCATTTACATCTGAAAGTGAAAAAATTTTGGGAAGTGCATCACACATGACTGATCAAAGCTGTCAAAAGAGTAAAGGTATTACACTTTTAACCCGATGAGTAAACATTCAGtgcatgtatataatataaatgctaatccaaatcatgcatttttattttcagaatgttCATCGGACGTATGTAAAGAGGGAGAGGCTGAGGGGATTGAGGCCAAGGGGACTAATGAAGTATCAGATGATGAAGGAGTTGATCAACCAAAACCTGGTATGGAGTTTGCCACTGATAAAGATCTTATGACCTATTACAAGCGATATGCCAAGCAACAAGGTTTTGGTGTTATAACACAAAGGACGAAGAGAGAGGCAGATGGGAGTGCCAAGTATCTGACAATTGGGTGTGCGCGGGGCGGCAAGTACCATCCTAGCCACAATAATATTTCAAGGCCAAGGCCAACAACTAAAACCGATTGTAAGGCGAGAATAAATGCTCATTTGGTGAAGGGTATATGGGTGGTGACCACTGTTGAGATTGCTCATAATCATAGTACCGTCAGCCCACAGAAGTCTAGGTTTTTCAGATCACACAAATGTTTGGATGAATACAGTCAAAGGATGTTGGATTTGAATGACGGAGCAGGTATTAGAATGAATAAGAATTTTGGAGCACTTGTTGTTGAtgcccgggggggggggggtttgagAATCTTGATTTCCAAGAGAAAGACTGTCGGAATTTTATTAACAAAGCCAGACATTTAAGGTTGGGTAAAGGGGGTGGTGATATACTTACTGACTATTTTAAGAGGATGAGGTTGATCAATGATGGCTTTGTTTCTGTTGTGAATGTGGATGAAGACTTGAGAATCATAAATGTATTCTGGGTTGATGCACGAAGTCGAGCAGCATACGAGTATTTCGGAGATGTTATCACATTTGATACgacatacctaacaaatagataCGGTATGCCTTTTGCTCCTTTTGTTGGGGTTAACCATCATGGGCAGTCTATATTGTTAGGGGCTGGCTTGCTTTCAAACGAGGACACAGCTACTTTTGTATGGTTGTTTTGCGCATGGTTGCAGTGCATGGATAATCGAGCTCCAAAAGCAATCATAACAGACCAAGATCGAGCAATGAAGTCTGCTATTGCATTGGTATTCCCAGACACTCGCCACAGATATTGTCTATGGCATATACTGCAGAAACTTCCCAAGAAATCAGGATCCCACTCCCAATTCAATAACGGGTTGAAAACTTCCATTCTTAGTTCCCTATATGATTCACAGGCATGCGTAGAATTTGAGGAGAAGTGGGGGCAACTGATTCAAAAGTATGACCTTGGTGATAATGCATGGTTGCAAGGGTTGTACAACGAGAGGTCGTTCTGGGTACCAACTTACTTGAAGGGTGTATTTTGGGCTGGCATGAGCACTACACAACGgtctgaaagcatgaatgctttcTTCGATGGATTTGTACATTCTGGTATGACATTGAAAGAATTCGTAGATCAATTTGACAATGCTCTGAGGAAGAAGGTGGAGATTGAGACTACAGCTGATTTCATGTCCTGCAACCAAACCATCCCATGTGTATCCCCATTCCACATTGAAAAGCAATTTCAAGCGTTATATACAAACACGAAATATAAAGAGGTTCAGAAAGAGTTGTTGGGGATGATGGGTTGTAATTACCTATTTGTTAGCAAGGAAGGTTACATTTCCACATTCAATGTTTTGGATGAAATTACCATTGAGGATGACCATGTCAAAACCGTCAACTACTCAGTTTATTATAACGAGGAGGAGTGTGAACTGAAATGCACATGTGCATTATTTGAGATGAGGGGGATCCTTTGTAGGCATGCGTTGAAAGTTTGTCAGATGAAGAA is drawn from Juglans regia cultivar Chandler chromosome 5, Walnut 2.0, whole genome shotgun sequence and contains these coding sequences:
- the LOC118348451 gene encoding protein FAR1-RELATED SEQUENCE 4-like — protein: MSYPSSSSPKELRRSGMTPQLASESSTMPFTSESEKILGSASHMTDQSCQKSKDVCKEGEAEGIEAKGTNEVSDDEGVDQPKPGMEFATDKDLMTYYKRYAKQQGFGVITQRTKREADGSAKYLTIGCARGGKYHPSHNNISRPRPTTKTDCKARINAHLVKGIWVVTTVEIAHNHSTVSPQKSRFFRSHKCLDEYSQRMLDLNDGAGGGDILTDYFKRMRLINDGFVSVVNVDEDLRIINVFWVDARSRAAYEYFGDVITFDTTYLTNRYGMPFAPFVGVNHHGQSILLGAGLLSNEDTATFVWLFCAWLQCMDNRAPKAIITDQDRAMKSAIALVFPDTRHRYCLWHILQKLPKKSGSHSQFNNGLKTSILSSLYDSQACVEFEEKWGQLIQKYDLGDNAWLQGLYNERSFWVPTYLKGVFWAGMSTTQRSESMNAFFDGFVHSGMTLKEFVDQFDNALRKKVEIETTADFMSCNQTIPCVSPFHIEKQFQALYTNTKYKEVQKELLGMMGCNYLFVSKEGYISTFNVLDEITIEDDHVKTVNYSVYYNEEECELKCTCALFEMRGILCRHALKVCQMKKMHVVPEKYVLDR